In the Mycolicibacterium thermoresistibile genome, one interval contains:
- a CDS encoding SDR family oxidoreductase gives MSSADASFTDRTMVISGASRGIGLAIAVGAARRGANVVLLAKTAEPHPKLAGTVHTAVAEIEAAGGKAVPVVGDVRREEDVQRAVDTAVEHFGGVDICVNNASAIATEPTEQLSAKKFDLMQQINIRGTFLLTRACLPHLRKSAAGHVLTISPPLNMNPHWLGAHPSYTLSKYGMTLLSLGWANEYTAERGGAHIGFSCLWPQTYIATAAVTNLADGQDLVKRSRSPEIMADAAVEILSRPPAEVNGNCYIDADVLTAAGITDLTRYGGGDDPIIDIFVDLS, from the coding sequence GTGAGTAGCGCCGACGCATCGTTCACCGACCGGACCATGGTCATCTCCGGGGCCAGCAGGGGCATCGGGCTGGCCATCGCGGTCGGCGCCGCCCGCCGGGGCGCGAACGTGGTGCTCCTGGCCAAGACCGCCGAACCGCACCCCAAACTGGCCGGCACCGTACACACCGCGGTGGCCGAGATCGAGGCCGCGGGCGGCAAGGCCGTCCCGGTTGTCGGCGATGTCCGCAGGGAAGAGGACGTGCAACGCGCGGTGGACACCGCGGTGGAGCACTTCGGCGGGGTGGACATCTGCGTCAACAACGCCAGCGCGATCGCCACCGAACCGACCGAGCAGCTGTCGGCGAAGAAGTTCGATCTGATGCAGCAGATCAACATCCGCGGCACCTTCCTGCTCACCAGAGCCTGTCTGCCGCATCTGCGCAAATCGGCGGCCGGGCACGTGCTGACCATCTCTCCGCCGCTGAACATGAACCCGCACTGGCTCGGCGCACATCCGTCCTACACGTTGTCCAAGTACGGGATGACGCTGCTGTCGCTGGGCTGGGCCAACGAGTACACCGCCGAGCGCGGCGGCGCGCACATCGGCTTCTCGTGTCTGTGGCCGCAGACCTATATCGCCACCGCGGCGGTGACCAATCTCGCCGACGGGCAGGACCTGGTGAAGCGCTCCCGCAGCCCGGAGATCATGGCCGATGCGGCCGTCGAGATCCTGTCCCGCCCGCCGGCCGAGGTGAACGGCAACTGCTACATCGACGCCGATGTCCTCACCGCGGCCGGGATCACCGACTTGACCCGTTACGGCGGGGGCGATGACCCGATCATTGATATCTTCGTTGACCTATCATGA